The Schistocerca nitens isolate TAMUIC-IGC-003100 chromosome 8, iqSchNite1.1, whole genome shotgun sequence genome includes the window ctacctgggagcctgtatctaatattttctgggtctcgtgaacaaataacgcgagttgggtctcacacgatccctGTTTCCGGAATGATGCAGAAAAAATTAAGAATAGTAGTAAGCAAGGCAGCAAAAAGTTGGTAATACTTTGAAACACTAACTTATCTGGTTTAATGGAACAGCCATAATAAACTAATATTGGAGTCCCACCTTAAGGGGAATATTATGAACCAGATCTATATTCTTGAAATAAATTATGTACTCGTAGGCTCTTGTCAGTTCAGCAACCATATATTTTCAACTCTCATCCCAAAGTAACAATTATTCTGTACAAACTCCAGCAAGCCAACTGGTTCTGAGATAAATGTCAGAATCTACTAACCATTCATACAGTTACATATGTTCTGCCTCATGCAGAGCCGAGTCAAAGTAAGAGTCTCTATATAACACACGTCATCTGTCTCTGTAACACTCCTCATGACACCACACACCATGGAACATTACTCAAATACTCTTTGACTTTTTGATATAACTTCTAGGGCGCTGCTTGTAACCACTTGCCAGGGCCGCTCGTCTGACAGCTCCTGGCTCCTCGTGACAGCTGTCCTCCCTGCACACAGAGACGTGTGGCACAGTAAAAAGGCTCTCTCACCCTTGTCATTAAAAAATCATGTGTTTGATATGGTGGAGggccaagtgtttctagaatttaccccgaaattctcaaagcactacaGCCTGTGAAGTCATTCCGCTTCACAACAGtgcaaagcctcatacagccaACTCAGTCATGGCACTCTTGTAGAAATTCTAATGGGAGGTCCTCAGCCACCCTTCACACAGcccagacctctctccctgtgattaagtCATttgtggtccccttaaaaaggctccgaGGGCCAAACAATTAACCACGGACAATAACGTCCAGCtatatgtgcggaactggttaacatcacagccccgggaattttatgagacagctgttcaccaccttgtgtcacagtgggacaagtatcTCAAcatccagggtcaatacttctaatatacaggtactggtttctgtatttatgcctctggctcgtttctttttgaagtcCCCTTGGTAAATGGTATTTTAGGAAGCCGCCCTCTCCAGAGTAAGGTGTACTTCACATTCCCTACAAAGGCAGGATATGGATGGTTTTGCAGCTTACTCCAAAGCTGCAAAGTAGATTAATCCACCTGAGTTTTGTAGTCCATTTAATGTGGttcaaataaatgaataacaagCATGCAAGTGTCAGATCAGTAGGCTACTCATGATGCAGAAAAAATTAAGAATAGTAGTAAGCAAGGCAGCAAAAAGTTGGTAATACTTTGAAACACTAACTTATCTGGTTTAATGGAACAGCCATAATAAACTAATATTGGAGTCCCACCTTTTTGTACTGTACTGTAGATGGGTTGGGGATAAATAAGGGtttaggggggaggggagaggaggaagagGGACATGAGAAAGGAGGAAACAGGAGAGGGGAAACCAGGAGAGGGGAAACCAGGAGAGGGGGAGATGGTGAGAGGGAGAAGACACTGAGAGGGGAAGATGAAGAGTGGGCGAAGAGAGGTAGATGGGGTGAAGATGAGAGGGGGAGACACTGAGAAGGTAAAAGGGAGAGAGGATGAGAAGGGGTGAGGgggagacagagagggggagatggTGACAGGGCCAAACTGTGAGAGGGGGAGACAGTGAGAGGAGAGATGAGAAGGATGACAGACAGAGGGGGCGGGAGACAGGAGAGGGGGCGGTGGGAAGGGGGTTGATGGAGGTAGTGGGAGATGGAAAGACGGGAAACagtgagagaggggaagagggaTAGAGCGGAGAAAGTGAGACTGGATAGGATGAGAAAGCGAGATACGGAGAGAGGGGGAGATAAGAGAAAAGTGAGAGTGGGTGGCAGGGGAGACTGGAGATAGGGAGGTGAAAGAGGGAGTGAGAGCGGAAGATGGTGGAGACGGGACAAGGGGGAGATgggagaagggagagagggggtgggggggaaggagagAGTGGGAAATGGAGAGATGGGGGAAACAGAGAGggcgagagggacagagagggcgagagggacagagagggcgagagggacagagagggcgagagggacagagagggcgagagggacagagagggcgagagggacagagagggcgagagggacagagagggcgagagggacagagagggcgagagggacagagagggcgagagggacagagagggcgagagggacagagagggcgagagggacagagagggcgagagggacagagagggcgagagggacagagagggcgagagggacagagagggcgagagggacagagagggc containing:
- the LOC126199430 gene encoding RNA-binding protein 25-like produces the protein MVETGQGGDGRRERGGGGEGESGKWRDGGNREGERDREGERDREGERDREGERDREGERDREGERDREGERDREGERDREGERDREGERDREGERDREGERDREGERDREGERDREGERDREGERDREGERDREGERDREGERDREGERDREGERDREGERDREGERDREGERDREGERDREGERDREGERDREGERDREGERDWEKMENI